Genomic window (Helianthus annuus cultivar XRQ/B chromosome 3, HanXRQr2.0-SUNRISE, whole genome shotgun sequence):
AGTCTTGAATCACCTTAATGGGAGCCTTATAGAGAGAGAAGAAATACGAGGGAAGACATTCAAGGACAGACTGAATCAACGTAACTCTGCCGCCAATAGAGAGGAAAGATGCTTTCCATAACGAGATACGATTCTCAAAGATATCGTACACAGGTCTCTAATTATTTATCCGATTCATATTTGCCCCGACAGTAAGGCCCAGATATTTGAAAGGAAAAGAGTCCGCTTTACACCCCACGAGCAACGCCATATCCTCAACTTCCCTAAAGCTCGTCCCTATCCCGAAAAGACTAGACTTGCTAAAACTAATCTAAAGCCCCGAACAAGCGTGAAACACTTAAGGATCCTCACCATATTTATTATATTTTCCTTACTCCATTCCCCAATAATGATCGCGTCGTCCGCGTAAAAAAGGTGGGAAACCGAAGGACCATCTTTGGGGAGCTCCATACCTTTCACCAAACCCACCCCAATAGCCTTCCTGATCATGCAAGAAAGGGCTTCCATAACGATAACGAAAAGAAAAGGGGAGATGGGATCACCTTGGCGCATACCTTTCTCACATTTAAATTCAAACGTAGTCGCTCCGTTTACCAAGACCGACGCCCTGGCCGACGAAATGACCCCCCTGATCCATTTGCACCATCTATTTGGAAAGCCCATTTGGGCAAGAATCTTGATAACAAAGCTCCAATTGACGTTGTCATAGGCTTTATCGAAATCTATCTTTAGGAAAAATCCCTTTTTTTCTTCTTCTCAATCCAATTATGAATTTCATTTACAATAAGAGGACCATCCAATATATACCTACCATGCAAAAAAGCGGACTGAGAAGACGAGATAACCGAGTCCAACACCTTTGTAAGACGATTAGCTAGAACTTTAGAGATAATTTTGTTGATGATACCCACCAGACTGATAGGACGGTAGTCCTTTAAACCGAGCGAATCTTTGACTTTCGGAATAAGAGCAATAAACGAGGAACCGCAGCCCAAACTGATCTCGCCGGAATGAAAAAAGTTGGACAAGATTTTAAAAAAATCTTCCTCTAACAAGTGCCAAAATCGTTTGACAAATCGAAAGTTAAAACCATCAGGACCCGGGGCCCTGTCATCACCACAATCTAAAACTGCTTCTTTAATCTCCTTCCTTGTGAAATTCTCATCCAGCGTCATGGCTTCAGACTCCGATATCCTGCTTATCTCGGAACATATCAAACGGGGGCGATCCTTAAACGGCTCAACAAATTTGCTTCTGAAAAACCTAAAGATTTCCTTTTTAACCAGAGAAGGTTTCAAAACCCAAGCCCCGTCCAGATACAAGCCGTGAATGACATTACGCGCTTTCCTACAATTTATCATGGAGTGGAAAAACTTAGAATTTTCACCCCCCTCTTTCGCCCATCTGATTCTGGATCTTTGCttcaaatctttgttttttttttttgctcatCAATAGTATTTAAAATCGTTTTACTCTCCATTAAAATCCACTCCTGTTCTTCATTTAAGTCCCTCAACTCCATAACCGACTCAACATGATCTAGATCTGCCAAAGCCTGGCGAGCTTCTTCGGAACTTCTTTTCAACATCTCATCCCTCCAATCTTTCAACTTCACTCTAAGCCGGGCCAATTTTTTAGATAACACAACATCAGGAGGACCCCCCCAAGACCCATATCCTCTTTCAGCACTTCAGAGACAACCTCATCAAATCCAGGTTGGTCCAACTAGGAGTTAAAAATGCGAAATGACCTTGCACCAAAAATAGTGTTAACAGCCGAAAGAATAATGGAACAATGATCCGAGTGATGGTTATGGAGCGCCTCCACCCTAGCTTCAGGCCAACGATTAAAAAACCCTGGATTGACCAAAAATCTGTCCAGCTTGCTAAGCTTTCTGCCGTTGCTAGAACTGAAGGTAAACTTTCTTCCTCTCATATTATATTCAATTAGACCAGCTCCAAAAATGAAGGAATTAAAATTGTCCGCACACACCTGTTTGAATGCACAGTTCTTCTTTTCATCACGATTGCGGACCGCATTGAAGTCACCACACACAACCCACTGACCATCATTATTAGCAATCACCTGAGCAAGATTATcccataatattttttttttgctgaaacgCTCTGCGGAGCGTAAACATTCACAAAATTCAGAACCTCTCCACTACCAACGATCGACCCCTTTATATGCAAAAAATTCCTATCTTTTGTTCCTCCAGACTGTTTGAAAAAGGCTTTATCCCATAAACAAATCAACCCGCCAGACTGGCCAACCGATGCAACATAGTCCAGCTCAAAGTCACTGTTAACCCAATACCCAGCCACAACACCAGAACTAACAACATCTTTCTTAGACTCTTGCAAAGCCAAAAACTTGACACCATATCTCGAGACTAAACCTTTGACCCAATCCGACTTCCCAGCACCCCCTAACCCTCGCACATTGAAGGATAAAAAATTCATTGTAAAACAACATTGTTACCTGTATACCCAAAGATCGATTTAACAAGATCAGCCGAATTCCGAAGATCCACACCTAATTGAGCTCTGACGTTAACAGTTGCTGCAACTTCCTCGGGATCACCTCCAACCGACATACCTCCTCCTTCTTTGTCAGATTGGACTGCCGGAGAATCTCTCGCTAGGGAGTCCTCAACCAGAGTTTCCGAACTCGAACGCGAATCGGCCCTGACATTAAGGTTAAGGTTGACCGGAACGAAGACGGCCTCATCCTCCTTATTACTCGAAACATCCTCAACCGGCATAACTGGTTCAACATTCTGAGACGGAAGAGAATAAACGAAGGGGGCAGCTTCAGTGCTCCTATGTCTTTTACGAGGCCTAATTTCAGTAGGAGAAGTGGGTTGTCCATTGTTATTGCGCGCATGGGCCACCATGATGGGCTTTCTAGTCCCCTTTCTTTTAACTTTAGGTCCACTACCCAACTTGAAGCCCAATAAGTGGTCCCCAGACTCCCCCACCTTTTCTTTTTCCTGCACAACAGGAGAAAAAACCTGATGCACCTTTTTCAATCCTTGAGAACCGTTCCCCACTTTCTCGATATTTTCAATGTCCCCATAATTATTACCTTCATGCCTAGAGAAAATGTCTGCATTAATTCCTTGAACATTCCCATGCGCCGACGTATCCTTCCCATGCACCGATTGTTCGTTTACCGTCTTTTCCGATTCTAACCCCCCAACTTCTCGGCCAACGGACTGATCCACCTTCAGCTCCGATGAGATCATATCCGACCCCAGAAACGGATCATCATCATCAGAAAAAACAGAGGCTCTGTCCGGGTCTAGACAGTCTGGCATCCAGTCGCCCAAATCCTCCGATATCCACACCCTATACCTCTTATCTTGCCAAGATAGCATAACCTCCTCAAAGACCCGTTTACCATCACCAACAAGAACACCAACATAAGCCATTGACAGGTCACCGTCTCCTTCCCCGATCTGAGGAGGTTTGACCACTGTTCCGAACCGGCAACATAAAGAAGAAACAACCTCGTCACAGAAAAGATGCAAGGGAATCCCATGAACACGCAACCAGGCTATCTTCTCGAAAACCAAAGCCTGACCTATCCAAACGTCAAGATTAGAAAACcaaactttccactctggttccCGATTGCAGAAGACAGAGGCCATCTCATCATTTTCAAATACCAGAAGTATGTTAAAGCCCCCAACGTACTGAACATCCACCTTACTAAAACCAGCTTCTGAAAGGAGATATTTAATCGAAATCAACGACTTATAATCAAGAACCCTAGCAATAACGGCACGGTTATGCTTGCTCGCCAAAGCCACTACACCAGCGTCGATCCTGACCTCAGCAACAGTATCTTTAGACAGCCGAGCCGTACCTGGTTCAGCGCCATACTATAAGAACAGCCAGGTCTGGTATGTCCCCCGTTAACCTTGAACTGAACCGGCACCGCCACGCCCTTCCTCGGAATAGCAGCTCCATGCTTCTCCTCACCCAACTCGAAATGCTCATTTTCTTTTGCGAATTTAGCCACATTAATCCTGAGAGTATTCTTACCCAACTTGATCCCCTTAAGCTTGTTTTCCATTTCTTTCCAATCCGCAACTCCTTTGAAGCTGACGAAGCCGAACTTCAACCCATCTTTGCTCCTTTTCCTAGCAATGTAGGCGCCAGAAAGATCACCGAACCCTTTGAGAATAGATGCAAGGTCCCAGGGCCTAAAACCCTCGGGAATGTTAGCTACATAAAACTTAGTGACTGGACCAGCCATCAGACTGGTCAGACAGGGACCGCCGGAAAGCCCAGGAGCGAATGGGCGAGACTGTCAACCTTTTAGAATGCGAGGAAAAGAAAGCTTCAGAGCCGGAACGCAAAACAACTATCCCCACAACCTAAACCGAATCGGCCTGCACCGTCGAGCAGCCTGACAAGGACCAGCGGCAGAAAAAAAAAGGAGGAAATCTGAAAGAGGGTGTTGACTGGCACACCAGAGAATTCCCGGCAGCGAATGGGTGTATCGAACTACCTATTAGAGAGGAAGGACAATCAAGATTAACACCTAAGTGTCAATCGACTATACCTCTCCCGCTAATCTGTAGAAGACGGCACCGTCGAGCAGCCAGGCAACTTCCGGCGGCACAAGAGAGAAGGGTAGGGTTTTGAAATTGGGTGTAGGTAGGTAGTTGGATATATGGGTTTTGGTTTTTGGTTATTGATAATATAAAAAGTTGATGGTATAAAAATTGCAACGACTGTCGGATGAATTAATTGTTCCCAAAAAGTTTGTAGAAAGTTTTGTGAATGTTGCCATTTGTTATAAAACTGTGCATGTTTCGaaaccatacaacttttttttaaaCGTATACTTCATTAACGAAACCGTCGACCCCAACCGGGCCGACAAAAcagacaacaaaagaaacttacatatttacaaaagagCACCACTCCCCCCAATCAATCCCTTTGCTTTTAGATCTATTCGAGAACTATAAAAAACCTAAAGCCTTGACTTCGCTCATTATGCTATCTATCTTAACCGGAGTGTTAGAAAATTTAAGGTTGTTTCTAGCACGCCATAAACTCCAACAACGAGCATAATGATACCTTGAACCGCTTCCTTCTTTTTCTCCGAAACCCTTAGACCCGCAAGAATTCCGAGAAGATCCGTGATCGAaaaaacaaaaatgttaggaattTTGCACCATGATGACACACCATTCCAGACGATAAAAGCGATGCTGCAGGATATAAACAAGTGTTCCGAAGTTTCTTCATCCGAACCGCATAACGGGCACGTGGAGTCCTCGATCATGATATTCCTTTTTCTCAAAGCTTCACCGGTAGGAAACTTATCCATCTCCATTCTCCAAGATGCTTGACCGCTTTCACGGAAAATTCTCCTGTCGAACCTGATTGCCATTCCCCCTGTCCTGCCTATCAGAAATCTGGACATTGTTCAGCTTCGAAGACAGCTGCTGAAGACTGATGTTTAACTCCGCAGATACCAGCGATGTTCTCCACTCCCAGTGTAGCTCTAAACCGTTACCGTGTCTCAAGATACGACCAGCAAACTTACAAATTTTTTCAGCCTCCAAGCTAAATAAGTCAGGGAATCTCAGCTTTAAAGGTTCATTACTGATCCACGAGTCTATCCAAAAAGAAATATCCTTGCCATTTCCGACCACGCCTTTGAGATAATTCCAAAGAGGAAGACCACCCGCCTTAGTATTAGTAAAAACCTTAGTGCTCCATGTTCCGCTCAAAGTTTTCTTATAGGAGATACACTCCCACCCCGCCCTACTAAAATGAAGAGCATCAATAACTCTCTTCCATAGATTACTTTTTCCGGTTTTGTAACAGCAAACCCATTTGGTCAAGAGCGAAATATTAACCACCTTTAATTTATTTAAACCCAAGTCACCATCTTTTTTATGGCAAGAAACCCGATTCTAAGCCACCGAATGTATTTTTCTTTCCTCACTATACCTTTCCCATAGGAATTTTTTGATCATCGCTTACAAATCCGAAATAACCTTCTTAGAAGCTTTGTAGAGCGAGAAATAATAAGTCGGCAAGCTTTCCAACACAGATTTAATAATAACGACTCTACCCCCAATCGACAAAAGATGAGACTTCCACTTCGTAAATGGTTTCGGAACGTCTCGAACACCGGCTAACAATGCCGAAGCTTTGACGACTATAAATTTGAGCTTGCAAACCTAGCTACCTCGTACGTGTAGCTACTTTTGCCAAATACATTCATTTATGGTTTG
Coding sequences:
- the LOC118490414 gene encoding uncharacterized protein LOC118490414, producing the protein MAIRFDRRIFRESGQASWRMEMDKFPTGEALRKRNIMIEDSTCPLCGSDEETSEHLFISCSIAFIVWNGVSSWCKIPNIFVFSITDLLGILAGLRVSEKKKEAVQGIIMLVVGVYGVLETTLNFLTLRLR